The following proteins come from a genomic window of Theileria equi strain WA chromosome 2 map unlocalized gcontig_1105316255037, whole genome shotgun sequence:
- a CDS encoding hypothetical protein (encoded by transcript BEWA_041650A) produces the protein MDIFAEQINRIKKQLNESHETVTLTKQLVEKYLDSLNWISTRMPWSDALFWNDDSVTLDLDEKEEQPPLEEKVQECANDANGTLDGTFYTPCTNWIGAVNAFSRETAHGLANLLTEIKGTRTKTSLLSKVITEQSKSLEQISSSAQALQERIVNVNNMLNSKS, from the exons ATGGACATTTTTGCAGAACAAATCAATCGCATCAAGAAACAACTCAATGAATCGCATGAAACGGTCACTCTAACGAAACAGCTGGTCGAAAAATACCTGGACTCGCTCAACTGGATCTCTACACGCATGCCGTGGAGCGACGCCTTGTTCTGGAACGATGATTCCGTCACACTTGACCTTGACGAGAAGGAGGAGCAGCCTCCACTAGAGGAAAAAGTACAGGAATGCGCAAATGACGCCAATGGTACACTGGATGGTACGTTTTACACGCCATGCACAAATTGGATAGGCGCCGTGAATGCGTTTTCGAGGGAAACGGCACACGGACTCGCTAATCTCCTGACCGAG ATTAAAGGAACGCGCACCAAGACAAGTCTCCTCTCGAAGGTAATCACGGAACAGAGCAAGAGTCTGGAGCAAATCAGTTCATCTGCACAGGCGCTCCAGGAACGCATTGTAAACGTAAACAACATGTTGAACTCTAAAAGTTAA